A DNA window from Sylvia atricapilla isolate bSylAtr1 chromosome 6, bSylAtr1.pri, whole genome shotgun sequence contains the following coding sequences:
- the LOC136362068 gene encoding mas-related G-protein coupled receptor member H-like isoform X1: MRPLGVGARPGPGSPRVAEGRICRTERATRGAEGGRQRIWIPKEHEVPGSAADLHRPPLPAAAPLGTGAAEEPHGPSRDSPGTDSPSTLTTARGHIPLPAQRPSMEVTTVSPSPASAIEGDDLCEIDVTNVAIHSVTLLICLCGLVGNGAVLCLLRLKRCNIDIYCLAFADFLFLLITVPSTLLFLVEDVSCSPIMPLLYVSVVFLLSVVSCYWALFLMTFRRYINYMSKFYNLCCHCDLPWWLLFVVFSVQFWAFFALFTVIPAVTNLCPSHQQEHCRAALISVFAIILLLFGVPMVISYTIDFIKAKWGSMEQQPRRRETVVFLMLLIILLLSLFNILHQLGYTVVSSEVFLLLNCIQTSMKPFIYFLAGGFPRPCSLGSLRSSLQRVFDEQKEEAAHSSDVPMDTGV; encoded by the exons GATATGGATCCCAAAGGAGCACGAGGTACCAGGAAGCGCCGCTGATCTGCACAGACCccctttgcctgctgctgccccactgggAACAG gagctgcagaggagccgCATGGTCCATCCCGGGATTCTCCAGGCACTGACTCCCCATCCACTCTGACCACAGCCAGGGGCCAcatcccactgcctgcccagcgTCCATCCATGGAGGTCACCACTGTGTccccatctcctgcctcagccaTTGAAGGGGACGATCTGTGTGAGATAGATGTCACCAACGTGGCCATACACAGTGTGACACTGCTCATCTGCCTCTGTGGGCTGGttgggaatggggctgtgctctgcctccTCAGGCTGAAACGCTGTAACATTGATATCTATTGCCTGGCTTTTGCTGATTTCCTGTTCCTGCTCATCACAGTCCCCTCCACCCTCCTGTTCCTGGTGGAGGACGTGTCCTGCTCTCCTATCATGCCCCTGCTTTATGTGAGTGTCGTTTTCCTCCTGTCAGTGGTCTCCTGCTACTGGGCACTGTTCCTGATGACGTTCAGGAGATATATTAATTATATGTCAAAATTCTACAATCTCTGCTGCCACTGCGACCTTCCTTGGTGGCTGTTGTTCGTGGTGTTcagtgtccagttctgggccttCTTTGCTCTCTTCACTGTCATTCCTGCAGTGACAAACCTGTGCCCGTCACACcagcaggagcactgcagggcagctctCATCTCGGTGTTTGCCATCATCCTGCTTCTCTTTGGTGTACCCATGGTCATTTCCTATACAATCGACTTCATTAAGGCCAAGTGGGGCTCCATGGAGCAGCAGCCTAGGAGGCGTGAAACTGTTGTCTTCCTCATGCTGCTAATAATTCTCCTTCTCAGCCTCTTCAATATCCTGCACCAGCTGGGCTACACTGTTGTGtcttctgaggtttttttactGCTCAACTGCATCCAGACCAGCATGAAACCCTTCATCTACTTCCTGGCAGGAGGATTCCCGaggccctgctccctggggtcCCTCCGGAGCTCCCTCCAGAGGGTCTTTGatgagcagaaggaagaagctgcccacagcagtgaTGTCCCCATGGACACAGGGGTCTGA
- the LOC136362068 gene encoding mas-related G-protein coupled receptor member H-like isoform X2, producing MAPQGREMRNGRTLIWIPKEHEVPGSAADLHRPPLPAAAPLGTGAAEEPHGPSRDSPGTDSPSTLTTARGHIPLPAQRPSMEVTTVSPSPASAIEGDDLCEIDVTNVAIHSVTLLICLCGLVGNGAVLCLLRLKRCNIDIYCLAFADFLFLLITVPSTLLFLVEDVSCSPIMPLLYVSVVFLLSVVSCYWALFLMTFRRYINYMSKFYNLCCHCDLPWWLLFVVFSVQFWAFFALFTVIPAVTNLCPSHQQEHCRAALISVFAIILLLFGVPMVISYTIDFIKAKWGSMEQQPRRRETVVFLMLLIILLLSLFNILHQLGYTVVSSEVFLLLNCIQTSMKPFIYFLAGGFPRPCSLGSLRSSLQRVFDEQKEEAAHSSDVPMDTGV from the exons GATATGGATCCCAAAGGAGCACGAGGTACCAGGAAGCGCCGCTGATCTGCACAGACCccctttgcctgctgctgccccactgggAACAG gagctgcagaggagccgCATGGTCCATCCCGGGATTCTCCAGGCACTGACTCCCCATCCACTCTGACCACAGCCAGGGGCCAcatcccactgcctgcccagcgTCCATCCATGGAGGTCACCACTGTGTccccatctcctgcctcagccaTTGAAGGGGACGATCTGTGTGAGATAGATGTCACCAACGTGGCCATACACAGTGTGACACTGCTCATCTGCCTCTGTGGGCTGGttgggaatggggctgtgctctgcctccTCAGGCTGAAACGCTGTAACATTGATATCTATTGCCTGGCTTTTGCTGATTTCCTGTTCCTGCTCATCACAGTCCCCTCCACCCTCCTGTTCCTGGTGGAGGACGTGTCCTGCTCTCCTATCATGCCCCTGCTTTATGTGAGTGTCGTTTTCCTCCTGTCAGTGGTCTCCTGCTACTGGGCACTGTTCCTGATGACGTTCAGGAGATATATTAATTATATGTCAAAATTCTACAATCTCTGCTGCCACTGCGACCTTCCTTGGTGGCTGTTGTTCGTGGTGTTcagtgtccagttctgggccttCTTTGCTCTCTTCACTGTCATTCCTGCAGTGACAAACCTGTGCCCGTCACACcagcaggagcactgcagggcagctctCATCTCGGTGTTTGCCATCATCCTGCTTCTCTTTGGTGTACCCATGGTCATTTCCTATACAATCGACTTCATTAAGGCCAAGTGGGGCTCCATGGAGCAGCAGCCTAGGAGGCGTGAAACTGTTGTCTTCCTCATGCTGCTAATAATTCTCCTTCTCAGCCTCTTCAATATCCTGCACCAGCTGGGCTACACTGTTGTGtcttctgaggtttttttactGCTCAACTGCATCCAGACCAGCATGAAACCCTTCATCTACTTCCTGGCAGGAGGATTCCCGaggccctgctccctggggtcCCTCCGGAGCTCCCTCCAGAGGGTCTTTGatgagcagaaggaagaagctgcccacagcagtgaTGTCCCCATGGACACAGGGGTCTGA
- the LOC136362088 gene encoding mas-related G-protein coupled receptor member H-like, with amino-acid sequence MEVTTVSPSPASATEGDDVCETDVTNVAIHSVTLLICLCGLLGNGAVLCLLSPEDHNIRIFELAFADFLFLVFTVPAALLFLVEDVSCSPLMPLLYVSFIFQLPVVSCYWMLYRLTKINRIVEVVECCCHCKFPKRLLWLVLSVKYWSFFALLTVIPAVTNLCPSHQQEHCRAALISMYTLILLLFVAPVVISSTIDFIKALRGSKTQKAKRHNIIFYFILLLVSLLSLFNFLQQLGYTILASQVLFLINGIQTSMKPFIYFFCGRCWSPCSLGSLRSSLQRVFDEQKEETAHSSDAPKDTGN; translated from the coding sequence ATGGAGGTCACCACTGTGTCCCCATCTCCCGCCTCAGCCACTGAAGGGGACGATGTGTGTGAGACAGATGTCACCAACGTGGCCATACACAGTGTGACACTGCTCATCTGCCTCTGTGGGCTGCttgggaatggggctgtgctctgcctccTCAGCCCAGAAGACCATAACATTCGCATCTTTGAGCTGGCTTTTGCTGACTTCCTCTTCCTGGTCTTCAcagtccctgctgccctcctgttCCTCGTGGAGGACgtgtcctgctctcctctcaTGCCCCTGCTGTATGTGagtttcattttccagctgccaGTGGTCTCCTGTTACTGGATGCTCTACCGGCTGACAAAGATCAACCGTATAGTGGAAGTAGTCgagtgctgctgccactgcaaaTTTCCTAAGCGACTGTTGTGGTTGGTTCTCAGTGTCAAATACTGGTCCTTCTTTGCTCTCCTGACTGTCATTCCTGCAGTGACGAACCTGTGCCCATCACACCAGCAGGAGCATTGCAGGGCAGCTCTCATCTCCATGTACACcctcatcctgctcctcttcGTTGCACCCGTGGTCATTTCCAGCACAATCGATTTCATTAAAGCCCTGAGGGGCTCCAAGACACAGAAAGCCAAGAGGCACAACATCATTTTCTACTTCATTTTGCTCCTCGTTAGCCTTCTCAGCCTCTTCAATTTCCTACAGCAGCTTGGCTACACCATTTTGGCTTCCCAGGTTTTGTTCTTGATCAATGGCATCCAGACCAGCATGAAACCCTTCATCTACTTCTTCTGCGGGAGGTGCTGGagcccctgctccctggggtCCCTGCGGAGCTCCCTCCAGAGGGTCTTTGATGAGCAGAAAGAGGAAACTGCCCACAGCAGTGATGCCCCCAAGGACACAGGGAACTGA
- the LOC136362079 gene encoding mas-related G-protein coupled receptor member H-like: MEVTTVSPSPASATEGDDLCEIDVTDVAVDSVTLLICLCGLLGNGAVLCLLQRNPTTFYILNLAFANFTFLYFVALSTLLYLKEELSCSTTAPLVFLRALFPLLLFSYNLGLYLLTAISISCCTSILFPVWYRCRRPQRLSWVVCGLLWALSITVIVTVTSLCHSQEHEHCQLSLTSMYALNLFLFAPAMLISSTILFIKVKCGSQQQQPKRLNTVTFLNVLFFLLFALPLSLSNFLQQLGYIVVSSQVVFLFSSIHSSINPFILFLAGRCWRPCSLGSLRLSLQRLLEEPEENSAHSNDPAMDTAVSAS; this comes from the coding sequence ATGGAGGTCACCACTGTGTccccatctcctgcctcagccactGAAGGGGACGATCTGTGTGAGATAGATGTCACCGACGTGGCCGTAGACAGTGTGACACTTCTCATCTGCCTCTGTGGGCTGCttgggaatggggctgtgctctgccttcTCCAAAGGAATCCCACCACTTTTTACATCCTCAACCTGGCCTTTGCCAACTTCACCTTCCTCTACTTTGTGGCCCTCTCTACCCTGCTCTACCTGAAAGAGGAATTGTCCTGCTCCACTACTGCACCCCTGGTGTTCCTGAGGGCGCTTTTCCCGCTCCTGCTCTTCTCCTACAACCTGGGGCTTTATCTGCTGACAGCCATCAGTATTAGCTGCTGCACATCCATCCTCTTCCCAGTCTGGTACCGCTGCCGCCGTCCCCAGCGCCTGTCATGGGTGGTGTGTGGCCTGCTCTGGGCACTCTCCATCACTGTCATTGTCACGGTGACTTCCCTGTGCCACTCACAGGAGCACGAGCACTGCCAGCTGTCTCTCACCTCCATGTATGCCCTCAACCTCTTCCTCTTTGCCCCAGCCATGCTCATTTCCAGCACAATCCTCTTCATTAAGGTCAAGtgtggctcccagcagcagcaacccAAGAGACTCAACACTGTTACTTTCCTCAATgtgctcttcttcctcctctttgctctccccctcagcctctccaatttccttcagcagctcgGTTACATTGTTGTGTCATCCCAGGttgttttcctgttctcctcCATCCACAGCTCCATCAATCCCTTCATCCTCTTCTtggcagggaggtgctggaggccctgctccctgggctccctgcgGCTCTCCCTCCAGAGGCTCTTGGAGGAGCCAGAGGAAAACTCTGCCCACAGCAATGATCCTGCCATGGACACAGCTGTCTCAGCCTCTTGA
- the GPR152 gene encoding probable G-protein coupled receptor 152 produces MELNQTFPPPSSPITDTEGDDSCGINVTDVAIDSVTLLICLCGLSGNGAVLWLLGFRIRRNPITIYILNLAVADFTFLLFMVPSSLIYMLEGVSCSAAVSLMYLRSLLLLSLFSYNMGLYLLTAISIERCGSILFPLWYRCHRPQRLSWVVCGLLWALSIAVMVVVTSLCLSQEHEHCRVALISMYALSFLIFAPPMVISNVILFIRVQCGSKRRQPKRLYIVIFLTVLFFLIFGVPLSLWNFLQQLSPAVVSSQVVFLLACINSSVNPFIYFLVGSCWRHCSIVSLQVAFRRVFEEAGVTTISS; encoded by the coding sequence ATGGAGCTGAACCAGACGTTCCCACCTCCCTCGTCTCCCATAACGGACACCGAAGGAGATGATTCCTGTGGGATCAATGTCACCGATGTGGCCATAGACAGTGTCACGCTGCTCATCTGCCTCTGTGGGCTGTCTGGGAATGGGGCAGTGCTCTGGCTCCTGGGATTCCGCATCCGCAGGAACCCCATCACCATCTACATCCTCAACCTGGCTGTGGCCGACttcaccttcctcctcttcatgGTCCCCTCCTCCCTGATCTACATGCTGGAGGGcgtgtcctgctctgctgccgTGTCCCTGATGTACCTGAGgtcccttctcctgctgtccctgttcTCCTACAACATGGGGCTGTACCTGCTGACAGCCATCAGCATCGAGAGGTGTGGCTCCATTCTCTTCCCCCTCTGGTACCGCTGCCACCGTCCCCAGCGCCTGTCATGGGTGGTGTGTGGCCTGCTCTGGGCACTCTCCATCGCTGTCATGGTCGTggtcacctccctgtgcctgtcACAGGAGCACGAGCACTGCCGGGTGGCTCTCATCTCCATGTACGCCCTCAGCTTCCTCATCTTCGCACCACCCATGGTCATCTCCAACGTGATCCTCTTCATCAGGGTCCAGTGTGGCTCCAAGAGACGTCAGCCAAAGAGGCTCTACATCGTTATCTTCCTCACTGTGctcttcttcctcatctttGGAGTGCCTCTCAGCCTCTGGaatttccttcagcagctcagccctgccgTGGTGTCCTCCCAGGTGGTTTTCCTGCTCGCCTGCATCAACAGCAGCGTTAACCCCTTCATCTACTTCTTagtggggagctgctggaggcactgCTCCATCGTGTCCCTCCAGGTTGCCTTCCGGAGGGTCTTTGAGGAGGCAGGGGTCACCACAATCTCCAGCTGA
- the RHOD gene encoding rho-related GTP-binding protein RhoD isoform X2 translates to MQRERGGQSPGAPESEIKAVIVGDGGCGKTSLLLAFARGDFPKAYIPTVFEKYTASLQVAGKPVKIHLWDTAGQEDYDRLRPLSYSDANVVLICFDVTDSNSFDNILNKGVPVLLVGCKMDLRQDQEVLQKLKDGRMQPVSRHQGEALARQIRAVSYMECSARYQDNVGNIFVTACNAAISAARRRQRKTRPGKLCVLL, encoded by the exons ATGCAGCGGGAGCGCGGGGGGCAGAGCCCGGGAGCCCCCGAAAGCGAGATCAAGGCTGTCATCGTGGGGGATGGCGGCTGCGGGAagacctccctgctgctggccttCGCCAGAGGGGATTTCCCCAAG gcCTATATCCCCACCGTGTTCGAGAAGTACACAGCATCCCTCCAGGTTGCCGGCAAGCCCGTGAAGATCCACCTGTGGGACACAGCag GACAGGAAGACTATGACAGGCTTCGCCCTCTGTCCTACTCAGACGCCAACGTTGTCCTCATATGCTTTGATGTCACCGACTCCAACAGCTTTGACAACATCCTAAACAAG GGagtcccagtgctgctggtgggctGCAAGATGGACCTGCGGCAGGAccaggaggtgctgcagaagCTGAAGGACGGACGGATGCAGCCCGTCTCCCGCCACCAG GGAGAGGCCCTGGCCAGGCAGATCCGCGCCGTGTCCTATATGGAATGCTCGGCCAGGTACCAGGATAACGTTGGGAACATCTTCGTGACAGCCTGCAATGCCGCCATCAGCGCCGCCCGCCGGAGGCAGCGCAAGACGAGACCCGGGAAGCTCTGCGTGCTCCTCTGA
- the RHOD gene encoding rho-related GTP-binding protein RhoD isoform X1 has protein sequence MQRERGGQSPGAPESEIKAVIVGDGGCGKTSLLLAFARGDFPKAYIPTVFEKYTASLQVAGKPVKIHLWDTAGQEDYDRLRPLSYSDANVVLICFDVTDSNSFDNILNKWYPEVNHFCQGVPVLLVGCKMDLRQDQEVLQKLKDGRMQPVSRHQGEALARQIRAVSYMECSARYQDNVGNIFVTACNAAISAARRRQRKTRPGKLCVLL, from the exons ATGCAGCGGGAGCGCGGGGGGCAGAGCCCGGGAGCCCCCGAAAGCGAGATCAAGGCTGTCATCGTGGGGGATGGCGGCTGCGGGAagacctccctgctgctggccttCGCCAGAGGGGATTTCCCCAAG gcCTATATCCCCACCGTGTTCGAGAAGTACACAGCATCCCTCCAGGTTGCCGGCAAGCCCGTGAAGATCCACCTGTGGGACACAGCag GACAGGAAGACTATGACAGGCTTCGCCCTCTGTCCTACTCAGACGCCAACGTTGTCCTCATATGCTTTGATGTCACCGACTCCAACAGCTTTGACAACATCCTAAACAAG TGGTACCCGGAGGTGAACCACTTCTGCCAGGGagtcccagtgctgctggtgggctGCAAGATGGACCTGCGGCAGGAccaggaggtgctgcagaagCTGAAGGACGGACGGATGCAGCCCGTCTCCCGCCACCAG GGAGAGGCCCTGGCCAGGCAGATCCGCGCCGTGTCCTATATGGAATGCTCGGCCAGGTACCAGGATAACGTTGGGAACATCTTCGTGACAGCCTGCAATGCCGCCATCAGCGCCGCCCGCCGGAGGCAGCGCAAGACGAGACCCGGGAAGCTCTGCGTGCTCCTCTGA